A genomic segment from Malus domestica chromosome 05, GDT2T_hap1 encodes:
- the LOC114823308 gene encoding uncharacterized protein, with protein MKEDQDQYQEAATGEKRKLEDSSISILLAKQKAQEIAARLVSDAESKRPRLEEEQPYRQPSPVYNPPPYPVFTPQSGQSYGSPSTSKKITIPNGKVGVIIGKQGETIKSLQLQSGAKIQITRDSEADPTSLTRDVDLTGTPEQISRAEQLISDVLAEADAGVSAPSTNQGFNSMQPGSEQFIMKVPTNKVALIIGKGGETIRTMQSKSGARIQVVPLHPPPGDMSTERSVHINGTTEQIEAAKELVNEVISGKRIVNPSGTNSYMQQSYPPPGGWAPPGQAPIQQQQPHYGYAQPGSYAPPASYYGNYPTQVAGWDHSNQVATSQPPQDSSGYNYYGQPPQLGSAPQNPNYNYNQTPPVAIHGYDQGYAQQPASYGGQAPGSDYQQQYATTGYGPPAVPSSADATASQSTQPSAAYPVPYSQPTANPQAGYWTHPSSTGQAHPGYYQTGYGGQQGVEDPSAASQPAAYGHGEYHQPEPSHYAPAVNPPTNSESQHQQQDHSQLPSNGYEEPSGYGGERTGDKNSDGDASAPATETVGSES; from the exons ATGAAAGAAGACCAAGACCAATACCAAGAAGCTGCCACCGGTGAGAAGCGGAAGCTGGAAGACAGCAGCATCAGCATCCTACTAGCCAAGCAGAAAGCTCAGGAAATCGCCGCCCGACTCGTAAGCGACGCCGAGTCAAAGCGTCCTCGACTCGAGGAGGAGCAGCCCTACCGCCAACCCAGCCCCGTCTACAACCCTCCTCCTTACCCTG TTTTTACCCCGCAATCAGGACAGTCTTATGGTTCTCCAAGCACAAGCAAGAAAATAACCATACCAAATGGGAAG GTTGGGGTAATCATTGGAAAACAAGGAGAAACGATAAAAAGTCTACAACTTCAGTCAGGGGCCAAAATTCAGATAACCCGGGATTCGGAAGCTGATCCTACTTCTCTTACGAGGGATGTGGACTTGACCGGTACACCTGAGCAGATCAGTAGGGCAGAACAACTTATCAGTGATGTCCTAGCAGAG GCAGATGCAGGGGTCTCTGCTCCGTCTACAAATCAGGGATTCAACTCAATGCAACCTGGATCAGAACAGTTTATCATGAAAGTACCCACTAATAAG GTTGCTTTGATCATTGGCAAGGGAGGTGAGACGATCAGGACTATGCAAAGCAAGTCAGGAGCTCGTATTCAG GTGGTACCATTGCACCCTCCTCCTGGTGATATGTCAACTGAGAGATCAGTACATATAAATGGAACGACAGAGCAAATTGAGGCAGCCAAAGAATTGGTCAATGAAGTAATCAGCGGG AAGCGTATAGTAAATCCCTCTGGAACCAATAGCTATATGCAGCAGTCTTACCCCCCTCCTGGTGGTTGGGCCCCACCAGGACAAGCTCCAATTCAGCAACAGCAGCCCCATTATGGGTATGCACAACCAGGAAGTTATGCCCCTCCTGCCTCATACTACGGAAACTATCCTACACAGGTAGCAGGTTGGGATCATTCAAACCAAGTAGCCACGTCTCAGCCGCCTCAAGACAGTAGTGGATACAATTACTATGGACAACCACCTCAGCTGGGGTCAGCTCCCCAAAATCCTAACTACAACTACAATCAGACACCTCCCGTCGCCATCCATGGTTATGATCAGGGATATGCTCAGCAGCCAGCAAGTTATGGAGGCCAAGCTCCAGGATCTGATTACCAGCAACAGTACGCAACTACAGGATATGGACCACCTGCGGTGCCATCCAGTGCGGATGCAACTGCTTCTCAAAGTACCCAGCCTTCAGCTGCTTATCCAGTTCCGTACAGCCAGCCAACAGCCAACCCTCAGGCTGGGTATTGGACTCATCCAAGCAGCACAGGTCAAGCACATCCTGGTTATTACCAAACAGGTTATGGAGGGCAGCAGGGGGTTGAAGACCCTTCTGCAGCATCTCAGCCCGCAGCATATGGACACGGTGAGTACCATCAGCCAGAGCCTTCCCATTATGCCCCAGCAGTGAATCCGCCTACAAACAGCGAGTCACAGCATCAGCAGCAAGACCACTCACAGCTTCCAAGCAATGGATACGAAGAGCCATCAGGTTATGGTGGGGAAAGAACCGGCGACAAGAATTCAGATGGAGATGCGTCGGCCCCTGCAACAGAGACTGTTGGTTCTGAAAGTTGA